Proteins encoded together in one Lysinibacillus sp. FSL K6-0232 window:
- the cotE gene encoding outer spore coat protein CotE: MFTQWALPAYDEVKRVEGGIALKRLRQIVTKAVVAKGKKRTEERVVLSPTNKPTSILGCWVINHTCSAKKVGKFVEVTGKFDVNVWYAYSNHSKTAVFSETVHYKDKVKLHYRDGEISVGDDVRVRVLQEPNCIEAIISPCGTKFEIVVEREVIVEVMGETTICISVHPLDYEEDWSFSDESSSSSSSSSSSSSSSSEGEGRYVLESSSFPDERSR; the protein is encoded by the coding sequence ATGTTCACCCAATGGGCGCTACCTGCATATGATGAAGTGAAAAGAGTCGAAGGAGGAATTGCGCTGAAACGTTTACGACAAATCGTGACGAAAGCAGTAGTTGCCAAGGGGAAGAAAAGAACGGAAGAGCGTGTAGTATTATCGCCAACAAATAAACCGACAAGTATTTTAGGATGCTGGGTGATTAATCATACATGCTCCGCGAAAAAAGTCGGAAAGTTTGTGGAGGTAACAGGAAAATTTGATGTCAACGTGTGGTATGCCTATAGTAATCACTCAAAGACAGCGGTATTTTCCGAAACAGTTCATTATAAAGACAAAGTAAAGCTGCACTATCGTGATGGTGAAATTAGTGTCGGTGATGATGTTCGAGTTCGTGTACTGCAAGAGCCAAATTGTATTGAAGCTATCATCTCTCCATGTGGTACAAAATTTGAAATTGTTGTAGAGCGTGAAGTCATTGTTGAAGTAATGGGTGAAACAACAATTTGTATTAGTGTCCATCCACTAGACTATGAAGAAGATTGGAGCTTTAGTGATGAAAGTTCATCATCCTCATCCAGCTCTAGTTCAAGTTCATCTTCAAGCTCTGAGGGAGAAGGTAGGTATGTGTTAGAGTCCTCATCGTTTCCTGATGAACGATCAAGATAA
- a CDS encoding 2-oxoacid:acceptor oxidoreductase subunit alpha produces MLHQLSWKVGGQQGEGIESTGEIFSMAMNRLGYFLYGYRHFSSRIKGGHTNNKITVRPTEVRAIADDLDILVAFDQETIDVNYQELTNTGVILADAKFDPVKPEDSQAPLFAVPFTEIAAELGTSLMKNMVAIGATASLLNLDDAVFQNVVDDIFGKKGEEVVQKNMEAIARGHQMMNELLGDRVGEWELAPADGKRRMFMIGNDAIALGAIAAGTRFMAAYPITPASEIMEYLIKKLPKFGGTVIQTEDEIAAATMAIGANFGGVRSFTASAGPGLSLMMEAIGLSGMTEQPLVVVDTQRGGPSTGLPTKQEQSDLMAMLYGTHGEIPKVVIAPSTMEEAFFDTIQAFNIAEELQLPVILMTDLQLSLGKQSVEPFDYSKIEIRRGKIVTDELEEAADKAYFKRYENTDDGISPRVLPGTLHGIHHVTGVEHDETGKPSEATGNRQIQMDKRFRKLAHLKFEQPVYTNAPYDEADILLVGFNSTRGAIEEVQERLIAQGIKVNHAHIRLIHPFPSAEVAPLVAQAKKVIVVENNYTGQLANIMKMNVGGHDKITTITKYNGTPFLPGELENRVKELTR; encoded by the coding sequence ATGTTACATCAGCTTTCGTGGAAAGTCGGTGGGCAACAGGGTGAAGGGATTGAGAGTACAGGTGAAATTTTCTCAATGGCAATGAATCGTTTAGGATATTTCCTATACGGTTATCGTCACTTCTCTTCTCGAATTAAAGGTGGCCATACGAATAATAAGATTACAGTTCGTCCAACAGAAGTACGTGCAATTGCGGATGATTTAGATATTTTAGTGGCGTTTGACCAAGAAACAATCGACGTCAATTATCAAGAGCTAACAAATACAGGTGTTATTTTAGCGGATGCAAAATTTGATCCTGTAAAACCAGAAGATTCACAGGCACCATTATTTGCTGTGCCATTTACTGAAATAGCAGCAGAGCTTGGCACTTCATTGATGAAAAATATGGTAGCAATTGGGGCAACAGCTTCATTGCTTAATTTAGATGATGCAGTGTTCCAAAATGTTGTCGATGATATTTTCGGTAAAAAAGGTGAAGAGGTTGTTCAAAAAAATATGGAGGCGATTGCGCGCGGCCATCAAATGATGAATGAGCTTTTAGGTGATCGCGTTGGGGAATGGGAGCTTGCACCAGCAGATGGCAAACGCCGTATGTTTATGATTGGCAACGATGCAATAGCACTGGGTGCAATAGCTGCTGGTACACGCTTTATGGCAGCATATCCAATTACACCAGCCTCTGAAATTATGGAATACTTAATTAAAAAATTACCAAAATTCGGTGGTACGGTTATTCAAACAGAGGATGAAATTGCCGCAGCAACAATGGCGATTGGTGCTAACTTTGGTGGTGTTCGTTCCTTTACAGCTTCGGCAGGTCCTGGTTTGTCATTAATGATGGAGGCAATCGGTCTTTCGGGCATGACAGAGCAGCCACTTGTTGTTGTGGATACGCAGCGTGGTGGTCCTTCAACAGGCTTACCAACAAAGCAAGAGCAATCTGATTTAATGGCAATGCTTTATGGCACACATGGAGAAATCCCTAAAGTAGTTATTGCACCTTCAACAATGGAGGAAGCATTTTTTGATACAATCCAAGCGTTTAATATTGCTGAGGAATTACAGCTCCCTGTTATTTTAATGACCGATTTACAATTATCATTAGGGAAACAATCTGTAGAGCCATTTGATTACAGTAAAATTGAGATTCGCCGTGGTAAAATTGTGACAGATGAGTTGGAAGAAGCGGCAGATAAAGCTTATTTCAAGCGTTATGAAAATACAGACGATGGCATTTCTCCTCGTGTACTTCCTGGTACATTACATGGTATTCACCATGTGACGGGGGTTGAGCATGATGAAACAGGAAAGCCCTCTGAAGCAACAGGCAATCGCCAAATACAAATGGACAAACGCTTCCGTAAGCTTGCACATTTAAAATTTGAACAACCTGTTTATACAAATGCACCATATGATGAGGCGGATATTTTGTTAGTCGGCTTTAACTCAACACGCGGAGCGATTGAAGAGGTGCAGGAACGATTAATTGCACAGGGCATCAAGGTTAACCATGCCCATATTCGTTTAATTCATCCATTCCCATCTGCGGAAGTAGCACCACTTGTAGCGCAGGCGAAAAAAGTGATCGTTGTAGAAAATAACTACACAGGTCAACTAGCCAATATTATGAAAATGAATGTTGGCGGTCACGATAAAATTACGACAATTACAAAATATAATGGTACACCATTCTTGCCAGGTGAATTAGAAAATCGTGTGAAGGAGTTGACTCGCTAA
- a CDS encoding RicAFT regulatory complex protein RicA family protein, producing MTQVLYTKEDLIKKSHEIAHMIANTPEVEFFKKAEAQINENQLVRERIASLKSLQKQAVNFQHLGKEKALKMIEEKIAKIEEEINDIPVVQQFKESQGEVNSLLQLVSNTIANNVTNEIIRSTGGDVLRGETGSQVANSQPGSCS from the coding sequence ATGACACAAGTTTTATATACAAAAGAAGATTTAATTAAAAAATCACATGAAATTGCACATATGATTGCCAATACACCAGAGGTTGAATTTTTCAAAAAAGCAGAGGCACAAATTAATGAAAACCAGCTTGTGCGTGAACGTATTGCTAGCTTAAAAAGTTTACAAAAGCAAGCGGTGAATTTCCAGCACCTAGGAAAAGAAAAAGCGTTAAAAATGATTGAAGAGAAAATTGCTAAAATCGAAGAGGAAATTAATGATATTCCTGTTGTACAGCAATTTAAAGAGTCACAAGGTGAGGTTAATTCTTTACTACAATTAGTATCGAATACAATCGCCAACAATGTAACAAATGAAATTATTCGTTCAACAGGCGGTGATGTGCTGCGTGGTGAAACAGGTTCACAGGTAGCTAACTCTCAGCCAGGTAGCTGTTCATAA
- a CDS encoding stage V sporulation protein S, translating to MDSLKVSSRSNPNSVAGALVAVIREKGQAEMQAVGAGALNQAVKAVAIARGFVAPSGTDLICAPAFADILIAGEERTALKLLVEKRIR from the coding sequence GTGGATTCATTAAAAGTATCATCACGCTCTAATCCAAATTCAGTTGCAGGTGCATTAGTCGCGGTAATCAGAGAAAAAGGGCAAGCAGAAATGCAGGCAGTCGGGGCAGGTGCACTTAACCAAGCCGTGAAAGCAGTGGCCATTGCACGCGGATTTGTAGCGCCAAGTGGCACAGATTTAATTTGCGCGCCAGCGTTTGCTGATATTTTAATTGCTGGCGAAGAACGTACAGCCTTAAAGCTGCTAGTGGAAAAACGCATTCGATAA
- a CDS encoding 2-oxoglutarate ferredoxin oxidoreductase subunit beta, with amino-acid sequence MTVNNVIDFIAKKREREERQRAQDLERYVATQCNFQQPENIDALVEDRLIEVKDHTLFLGFLSILKDAQIEPIAIFQDVFSLEPTRFEMIYNMKWWSVVQLAFTFLTILKENEPHTYAQFLGLST; translated from the coding sequence ATGACTGTGAATAACGTCATTGATTTTATTGCAAAGAAAAGGGAACGTGAGGAAAGGCAGCGCGCTCAAGATTTGGAGCGTTATGTGGCTACACAGTGTAATTTTCAGCAACCAGAAAATATTGATGCGCTTGTAGAGGATAGGCTAATTGAAGTGAAGGACCACACATTATTTCTTGGCTTTTTATCCATTTTAAAGGATGCGCAAATAGAGCCGATTGCTATTTTTCAGGATGTATTTTCATTAGAGCCTACACGCTTTGAAATGATCTACAATATGAAATGGTGGTCAGTGGTTCAGTTGGCATTTACATTTTTAACAATTTTAAAGGAAAATGAGCCACATACATATGCTCAATTTTTAGGTCTTTCCACATAA
- a CDS encoding TIGR00282 family metallophosphoesterase translates to MKVLFIGDIVGSIGRDAVEKYLPRLKKKYNADVVIANGENAAAGRGITHNIYNSLLQMGVDVITMGNHTWDNKDIFDFIDDADYLIRPANFSSEAPGKGMVQIAKNGVTLSVINLHGRVFLPPHEDPFAMADLLIEEARRTSPLVFVDFHAEATSEKIALGWHLDGKASAVVGTHTHVQTADARIYPNGTAYITDVGMTGPYDEILGMTKDSVISKFQTNMPTRFEVPKKGREVLSGFFVEIDDKTGKASHCERIYINDDYPFQG, encoded by the coding sequence ATGAAGGTTTTATTTATTGGTGATATTGTTGGTTCAATTGGTCGAGATGCAGTGGAAAAATATTTACCTCGCTTAAAAAAGAAATACAATGCTGATGTGGTCATTGCAAACGGTGAAAATGCAGCGGCAGGGCGTGGCATTACTCATAATATTTACAACAGCCTTTTACAAATGGGTGTAGATGTGATTACAATGGGCAATCATACATGGGACAATAAAGATATTTTTGATTTTATTGATGACGCAGATTATTTAATACGCCCTGCTAATTTTTCGAGCGAGGCTCCAGGGAAGGGCATGGTGCAAATTGCTAAAAACGGTGTGACATTATCGGTGATTAATTTACATGGTCGTGTCTTTTTACCTCCACATGAAGACCCATTTGCGATGGCTGATTTGTTGATCGAGGAAGCTCGCCGAACATCACCACTTGTCTTTGTGGACTTTCATGCAGAAGCGACAAGTGAAAAGATTGCGCTTGGCTGGCATTTAGATGGTAAGGCTTCGGCAGTTGTTGGCACACATACACATGTGCAAACAGCCGATGCAAGAATTTATCCAAATGGTACAGCGTATATTACAGATGTCGGCATGACAGGTCCGTATGATGAAATTTTAGGCATGACGAAGGATAGTGTGATTTCTAAATTCCAAACAAATATGCCAACTCGCTTTGAAGTGCCGAAAAAAGGACGTGAGGTATTAAGTGGCTTCTTTGTAGAGATTGATGATAAAACAGGGAAGGCTAGTCACTGTGAACGTATTTATATAAATGACGACTATCCGTTTCAAGGATAA
- a CDS encoding 2-oxoacid:ferredoxin oxidoreductase subunit beta, with product MATFKDFRNTVKPNWCPGCGDFSVQAAIQRAAANVGIEPNELAVISGIGCSGRISGYINSYGFHGIHGRALPIAQGLKMANRDLHVIASGGDGDGFAIGMGHTIHAIRRNIDITYIVMDNQIYGLTKGQTSPRSAAGFITKSTPGGAIEPSLKPLEVALTSGATFVAQGFSTDIKELTALIEAGINHKGFSFINVFSPCVTYNKVNTYDWFKENLTKLADIEGYDNSDRGMAMRTVMEHEGLVTGIIYHDTETTSYQEKVTGYSELPLTDIDIKMSENDFNELVKEFM from the coding sequence ATGGCAACATTTAAGGATTTTCGTAATACGGTGAAGCCAAACTGGTGCCCAGGCTGTGGTGACTTCTCTGTACAGGCAGCCATTCAGCGTGCTGCTGCAAATGTAGGCATTGAGCCAAATGAGCTTGCTGTTATTTCAGGGATTGGCTGCTCTGGACGTATTTCAGGCTATATTAATTCCTATGGTTTCCATGGCATCCATGGCCGTGCATTACCAATTGCACAAGGCTTAAAAATGGCAAATCGTGATTTACATGTTATCGCCTCTGGTGGTGATGGTGATGGGTTTGCCATCGGTATGGGGCACACGATTCATGCCATTCGCCGTAATATTGATATTACGTATATTGTTATGGACAACCAAATTTATGGCTTAACAAAAGGGCAAACATCGCCACGCTCTGCAGCAGGCTTTATTACAAAATCGACACCAGGTGGAGCGATTGAACCATCATTAAAACCATTAGAGGTAGCATTGACAAGTGGCGCTACATTTGTGGCACAAGGCTTCTCTACAGATATTAAAGAATTAACAGCTTTAATTGAAGCGGGTATTAATCATAAAGGCTTCTCCTTTATCAATGTCTTTTCACCATGTGTCACATACAATAAAGTAAACACATATGATTGGTTTAAAGAGAACTTAACAAAGCTTGCTGATATTGAAGGCTATGATAATTCAGATCGCGGCATGGCAATGCGTACAGTGATGGAGCATGAGGGCTTAGTAACAGGCATTATTTATCATGATACAGAAACAACTTCTTATCAGGAGAAAGTAACAGGCTACTCAGAGCTACCACTAACAGATATCGATATTAAAATGAGCGAAAACGATTTTAATGAATTAGTAAAAGAGTTTATGTAA
- the miaB gene encoding tRNA (N6-isopentenyl adenosine(37)-C2)-methylthiotransferase MiaB → MNEEQRLANQQVNQPKKEDKPEKDYSKYFEKVFTAPSLKDAKKRGKEAVKYHKDFSIAEEFAGMGKDRTFYIRTYGCQMNEHDTEVMAGIFMQLGYTPTEIIDEADVVLLNTCAIRENAENKVFGELGFLLKYKRKNPEMLIGVCGCMSQEESVVNKILRSYPHVDMVFGTHNIHRLPNILKEAYMSKEMVVEVWSKEGDVIENLPKKRLGSIKAWVNIMYGCDKFCTYCIVPYTRGKERSRRPEEIIAEVRELAAAGYKEIMLLGQNVNAYGKDFEDSDYRLGDLMDELRKIDIPRIRFTTSHPRDFDDHLIEVLAKRGNLVEHIHLPVQSGSNDILKIMARKYTREHFLALVAKIKAAIPDVTLTTDIIVGYPNETEEQFEETLSLYREVGFESAFTYIYSPREGTPAAKMTDNVPEEVKKERLQRLNEVVGEYSRKALERLKGEVVEVLVEGTSKKRDDVLAGYTRKNRLVNFKAPAEMIGQLVKVKIVETSSYSLTGEFMEVVKNEKVEA, encoded by the coding sequence ATGAATGAGGAACAACGCTTAGCTAATCAGCAAGTCAATCAACCAAAAAAAGAAGACAAGCCTGAAAAGGATTATAGTAAATATTTTGAGAAGGTTTTTACAGCACCTTCGTTAAAGGATGCTAAAAAGCGTGGGAAAGAAGCGGTTAAATACCATAAAGACTTTAGCATTGCCGAAGAATTTGCTGGCATGGGGAAAGATCGTACCTTCTACATTCGTACGTATGGCTGTCAAATGAATGAGCATGACACAGAAGTAATGGCTGGGATTTTTATGCAGCTTGGCTATACACCAACAGAAATAATTGACGAAGCGGATGTTGTATTATTAAACACATGTGCCATTCGTGAAAATGCAGAAAACAAAGTATTTGGAGAACTTGGCTTTCTGTTAAAATATAAGCGCAAAAATCCAGAAATGCTTATTGGTGTTTGTGGCTGTATGTCGCAAGAGGAATCTGTTGTTAATAAAATTTTAAGAAGCTACCCGCATGTGGATATGGTATTTGGCACACACAATATTCATCGTCTGCCAAATATTTTAAAAGAAGCGTATATGTCGAAGGAAATGGTTGTAGAGGTTTGGTCTAAAGAGGGCGATGTCATTGAAAACCTGCCAAAAAAACGTCTTGGTTCCATTAAGGCTTGGGTCAATATTATGTATGGCTGTGATAAGTTCTGTACGTATTGTATCGTGCCATACACACGTGGAAAGGAGCGCAGTCGACGTCCAGAGGAGATCATTGCAGAAGTGCGTGAGCTAGCAGCAGCGGGCTACAAAGAAATCATGCTGCTGGGGCAAAATGTCAACGCTTATGGCAAGGATTTTGAGGATAGTGACTATCGTCTCGGTGATTTAATGGATGAATTGCGCAAAATTGATATTCCACGTATTCGATTTACAACAAGCCATCCGCGTGATTTCGATGATCATTTGATTGAAGTGCTTGCAAAACGTGGCAATTTAGTGGAACATATTCATTTACCAGTACAATCTGGCTCTAATGACATTTTGAAAATTATGGCACGTAAATATACACGTGAACATTTCCTTGCATTAGTAGCGAAAATTAAAGCAGCGATTCCTGATGTTACATTAACAACAGATATTATTGTAGGCTATCCAAATGAAACAGAGGAACAATTTGAGGAAACATTATCCTTATACCGTGAAGTAGGCTTTGAATCAGCATTTACGTATATTTACTCTCCTCGTGAGGGCACGCCAGCTGCAAAAATGACTGACAATGTCCCTGAAGAGGTGAAAAAAGAGCGCCTTCAACGTTTAAATGAAGTTGTTGGTGAATATTCACGCAAAGCATTGGAACGCTTGAAGGGTGAAGTTGTTGAAGTTTTAGTCGAGGGTACAAGTAAAAAACGCGACGATGTTTTAGCAGGCTACACACGTAAAAATCGTCTTGTTAACTTTAAAGCACCAGCAGAAATGATCGGGCAGCTAGTTAAGGTAAAAATAGTCGAAACATCTTCTTATTCATTAACAGGTGAATTTATGGAAGTTGTAAAAAATGAAAAGGTGGAAGCGTAA
- the mutS gene encoding DNA mismatch repair protein MutS, whose protein sequence is MTTYTPMMQQYLQVKEEYKDAFLFFRLGDFYEMFFEDAINASQILEITLTSRDAGAKERIPMCGVPHHSAKNYIETLVQKGYKVAICEQTEDPKQAKGVVKREVVQLITPGTIMEGKTLDGKSNHFIGAAEQLDAQTFGYAYLDLSTGEAVASSLEGDGKALLMQMQAYGIRELIVTESLQLLLAEHAVNAGIVLSIEEDEMTMEQAASYVEAVPQALQIPCLRLLAYIDKTQMRSLSHIQAFTFNELKNYLRIDSSSKRNLELIQSIRGGDQKGTLLWLLDDTVTAMGGRKLKQWLHQPLATRSAIEARLAIVTDLLEEYFVRTELQASLKQVYDLERLAGRVAFGNVGGRDLAQLRDSLRQVPTIQQQLLDANKETLQRLGAALDTCADVEALLARAITDNPPITIKEGDVIRDGYNERLDELRYAARNGKDWIAQLEQEERAKTGIKNLKIGYNRIFGYYIEITKSNIHLADLTRYERKQTLANAERYITQELKEKEALILNAEEESLTLEYNLFVEIRDALKVFIPRVQALAASISELDVLLSFASVSEKYRFTKPEFHKGRALEIIEGRHPVVEKMLNKQMYVPNDCILEEANNMMLITGPNMSGKSTYMRQVALIVVMAQMGCYVPAERAKLPITDQIFTRIGAADDLAAGQSTFMVEMLESQHAIMHATKNSLMLFDEIGRGTSTYDGMSLAQSMMEYIHDKIGANTLFSTHYHELTALEKDLPRLQNVHVSATEKNGTVVFLHKVKKGAADKSYGIHVAQLAQLPEEILIRARVLLEDFEAGKEVVAEVQQVAEQPVQMSLFAEEEPLSPAKAEVLKKLEKLNILGTSPMQAINILYELQQELLNAKK, encoded by the coding sequence ATGACGACATATACTCCAATGATGCAACAGTATCTACAGGTAAAAGAAGAATATAAAGATGCCTTTTTATTTTTTAGATTAGGCGACTTTTATGAAATGTTTTTTGAGGATGCGATTAATGCCTCGCAAATTTTAGAGATTACACTAACAAGCCGAGATGCTGGCGCAAAAGAAAGAATTCCAATGTGTGGTGTGCCGCATCATTCGGCTAAAAATTATATTGAAACACTTGTGCAAAAGGGCTACAAAGTGGCAATTTGTGAGCAAACAGAAGACCCAAAGCAAGCAAAAGGTGTAGTCAAGCGTGAAGTTGTACAGTTAATTACACCGGGTACTATTATGGAAGGCAAGACGCTTGACGGTAAATCGAATCATTTTATTGGAGCGGCTGAGCAACTAGATGCTCAAACATTTGGCTACGCTTATTTGGATTTATCGACAGGTGAAGCGGTCGCTTCTTCGCTTGAAGGTGATGGTAAGGCATTATTAATGCAAATGCAGGCTTATGGTATTCGTGAGCTAATTGTGACAGAAAGCTTACAACTATTATTGGCTGAGCATGCAGTGAATGCAGGAATTGTTCTTTCGATTGAAGAAGATGAAATGACCATGGAACAGGCAGCAAGCTATGTAGAGGCTGTACCACAAGCATTACAAATTCCATGCTTACGCTTGCTTGCCTATATCGATAAAACACAAATGCGCTCATTATCGCATATTCAAGCATTTACATTTAATGAGCTTAAAAATTATTTACGCATTGATTCAAGCTCTAAACGTAATCTAGAGCTGATTCAATCGATCCGTGGCGGCGATCAAAAGGGCACACTGCTATGGTTGCTGGATGATACAGTAACAGCAATGGGTGGGCGTAAATTAAAGCAATGGCTACATCAGCCGCTTGCAACACGTTCAGCAATTGAAGCTAGATTGGCGATTGTCACAGATTTATTAGAAGAATATTTTGTACGAACAGAGCTACAAGCCTCTCTAAAACAAGTATATGATCTAGAGCGCTTGGCTGGTCGTGTTGCTTTTGGCAATGTAGGTGGGCGTGATTTAGCACAGCTGCGCGACTCATTACGACAAGTGCCGACGATTCAGCAGCAGCTACTGGACGCTAATAAGGAAACACTTCAACGATTAGGCGCGGCACTCGATACTTGTGCAGATGTTGAGGCATTACTAGCACGAGCTATTACGGATAATCCACCTATTACCATTAAAGAGGGGGATGTGATTCGTGATGGCTATAATGAGCGCTTAGACGAGCTACGCTATGCCGCTCGCAATGGCAAGGATTGGATTGCCCAGCTTGAGCAGGAGGAGCGTGCGAAAACAGGAATTAAAAACTTAAAAATTGGCTATAACCGTATTTTTGGTTACTATATTGAAATTACAAAATCCAATATTCATTTAGCAGATTTAACACGCTATGAGCGCAAGCAAACATTAGCAAACGCTGAGCGTTATATTACGCAGGAATTAAAAGAAAAGGAAGCATTAATTTTAAATGCAGAGGAAGAAAGCTTAACATTAGAATACAACCTATTTGTGGAAATTCGCGATGCATTAAAGGTATTTATTCCACGTGTACAAGCGCTAGCAGCAAGCATTAGCGAATTAGATGTACTATTAAGCTTTGCAAGTGTTTCCGAAAAATATCGTTTTACAAAGCCAGAATTTCATAAGGGGCGTGCGCTTGAGATTATTGAGGGACGACATCCTGTTGTGGAAAAAATGCTCAATAAACAAATGTATGTACCAAACGATTGTATTCTTGAGGAAGCCAATAATATGATGCTCATTACAGGACCTAATATGTCTGGTAAAAGCACTTATATGCGTCAGGTAGCATTAATTGTTGTGATGGCACAAATGGGCTGCTATGTACCTGCTGAAAGGGCAAAGCTGCCGATCACTGATCAAATTTTTACACGTATTGGTGCAGCAGACGATTTAGCAGCAGGACAATCGACATTTATGGTGGAGATGCTTGAATCACAGCATGCTATTATGCATGCAACGAAAAACAGTTTGATGCTATTTGATGAAATCGGGCGTGGAACATCGACTTATGATGGCATGAGCTTGGCGCAATCGATGATGGAATATATTCATGACAAAATTGGAGCAAACACATTGTTCTCTACGCATTATCATGAATTAACAGCGCTTGAAAAGGATTTGCCACGCTTACAGAATGTGCATGTGTCTGCCACTGAAAAAAATGGTACAGTTGTCTTTCTGCATAAGGTGAAAAAGGGCGCGGCTGATAAATCCTACGGTATACATGTAGCACAGCTTGCTCAATTGCCAGAGGAGATTTTAATAAGAGCGCGTGTTTTACTTGAAGATTTTGAGGCAGGTAAAGAGGTAGTGGCTGAAGTGCAGCAAGTAGCGGAGCAGCCTGTACAGATGTCATTATTTGCAGAGGAGGAACCTCTTTCGCCAGCCAAAGCAGAGGTGCTTAAAAAATTAGAAAAGCTCAATATTTTAGGCACATCACCAATGCAGGCGATCAATATTTTATATGAGCTACAGCAAGAGTTACTAAATGCTAAAAAATAA